Proteins encoded within one genomic window of Chthonomonas sp.:
- the pyrR gene encoding bifunctional pyr operon transcriptional regulator/uracil phosphoribosyltransferase PyrR, which produces MSIVLLDANDMKRTLGRLAHEILEAHGGAQDLVVVGVMKRGYPVAKRLAFVMTTVEGRTIPCGKLDTSRYRDDIRPGETEDLSEIPFEVTNKDVILVDEVIFTGRTIRAAMDALLKFGRPRTIQLAVLVDRGYREFPIQPDYCGREIESDRGDHVIVKVHEFDGEDAVVLESATIAEESHA; this is translated from the coding sequence ATGAGCATCGTCCTCTTGGATGCCAACGACATGAAGCGAACCCTGGGCCGATTGGCTCATGAAATCCTTGAGGCGCACGGCGGTGCCCAAGATCTGGTCGTCGTCGGCGTCATGAAGCGCGGCTACCCGGTCGCCAAGCGGCTCGCCTTTGTCATGACCACCGTCGAAGGGCGCACCATCCCGTGTGGCAAGCTCGACACCTCGCGCTACCGAGACGACATTCGCCCCGGCGAGACCGAAGACCTTAGCGAGATCCCATTCGAAGTCACGAACAAAGACGTGATTCTGGTGGACGAGGTCATCTTCACCGGTCGCACGATCCGCGCCGCCATGGACGCACTGCTCAAATTTGGCCGCCCCCGCACCATTCAACTTGCCGTCCTCGTAGACCGCGGCTATCGAGAATTTCCGATCCAGCCCGACTACTGCGGGCGGGAGATCGAGTCCGACCGCGGGGACCACGTCATCGTCAAAGTCCACGAGTTTGACGGCGAAGACGCGGTGGTCCTGGAGTCGGCCACCATCGCCGAGGAGTCGCACGCATGA
- a CDS encoding tyrosine recombinase XerC, protein MSVLQEHLHAYLAHLAASKSVHTVRSYAADLRPLCESAESPELLTPELLRRFFRDHAKHPATRARKLCAVRSFCKYLRRVRVLETDPTLTLESPIHRKRLPKALNQTQMGEMLDQNNPGKTPLRDQAILELMYSAGLRANETVGVNWSDLNFQDNTLLVRGKGNKQRVVIFSETAARTIREYIAAGPARNGDALFINPKGGRLSTRTVQNIVHRWAANAGLPPTTTPHTLRHSFATHLLDGGADLKSVQQLLGHESLATTQVYTHISVERLRDAVRTAHPKAKTGTT, encoded by the coding sequence ATGAGCGTCTTGCAGGAGCATCTGCACGCGTATCTAGCGCATCTCGCGGCATCCAAGTCCGTGCATACCGTTCGGAGCTATGCAGCCGACCTGCGCCCCCTCTGCGAGTCTGCCGAATCGCCCGAGCTGCTCACCCCCGAACTCCTGCGAAGATTCTTCCGAGACCACGCCAAGCACCCGGCCACTCGCGCACGCAAGCTCTGTGCGGTCCGCTCATTCTGCAAGTACCTGCGCCGCGTCAGGGTCCTCGAAACTGACCCGACGCTGACGCTGGAGTCACCCATCCACCGGAAACGGTTGCCCAAAGCCCTCAACCAAACCCAGATGGGTGAGATGCTCGATCAGAACAACCCGGGCAAGACGCCGCTGCGCGACCAGGCGATTCTCGAGCTGATGTATTCGGCAGGACTGCGGGCCAACGAGACCGTCGGGGTCAATTGGAGCGATTTGAACTTTCAAGACAACACGCTGCTGGTGCGCGGAAAGGGCAACAAGCAACGGGTCGTCATCTTCTCGGAGACCGCTGCGCGCACGATTCGCGAGTACATCGCGGCTGGCCCCGCTCGGAACGGCGATGCGCTCTTCATCAATCCAAAAGGAGGACGCCTTAGCACCCGCACGGTGCAGAACATCGTCCACCGGTGGGCGGCCAATGCCGGACTCCCGCCGACCACCACTCCGCACACGTTGCGACACAGCTTCGCAACTCACCTACTGGATGGCGGAGCGGATCTCAAGTCGGTGCAGCAACTCCTTGGCCACGAGAGCCTCGCCACGACCCAGGTGTACACGCACATTAGCGTCGAGCGATTGCGGGATGCGGTGCGGACGGCGCACCCAAAGGCCAAGACCGGCACTACATGA
- a CDS encoding phosphoribosylformylglycinamidine cyclo-ligase: protein MADQSLTYQDAGVNIDGAAVVLRSVSETLRKTHNDSVIGGIGGFGALFQPDFSDMARPVLVSSIDGVGTKTKVAAMLGKFDGLGADIVNHCVNDILCQGARPLFFLDYFGCSHLNAEQFGDVLRSAADACSAVGCALIGGETAELPGVYVDDEIDIVGSIVGVVDYEKKLPRAKMQAGDAVVGIASSGLHTNGYSLARRALFDSAGISARDEIAGLGTTVGEELLRPHRCYFNAVYPILSEVPEVYAAAHVTGGGFYDNIPRILPTDCRVIIDRRSWTPLPIFQMIQEAGNIETAEMYRVFNMGVGMVLICSREVAPSVVQRLSQEGENAAIIGEVQKGPNDVQIM from the coding sequence ATGGCCGATCAATCGTTGACGTACCAGGATGCCGGGGTAAATATCGATGGCGCAGCAGTCGTGCTTCGGTCGGTTTCCGAAACGCTCCGCAAGACTCACAACGACTCGGTGATCGGCGGCATCGGCGGATTCGGCGCACTCTTCCAACCCGACTTCTCCGACATGGCGCGCCCGGTGCTCGTGAGCAGCATCGACGGCGTGGGGACCAAGACAAAGGTCGCAGCGATGCTCGGCAAATTTGATGGCCTCGGTGCGGACATCGTCAATCACTGCGTGAACGACATCCTCTGCCAGGGTGCACGGCCTCTCTTTTTCCTTGACTACTTTGGGTGTTCGCACCTAAACGCCGAGCAGTTTGGCGATGTGCTCCGATCGGCAGCAGACGCGTGCTCGGCAGTCGGATGCGCGCTCATTGGAGGCGAGACGGCCGAGTTGCCTGGCGTGTACGTAGATGACGAGATCGACATCGTCGGCTCAATCGTCGGCGTGGTGGACTACGAAAAGAAGTTGCCGCGGGCCAAGATGCAAGCGGGAGATGCGGTCGTCGGGATCGCTTCAAGCGGGTTGCACACGAACGGGTACTCGCTGGCCCGCCGCGCGCTGTTCGATTCGGCTGGCATCAGTGCCCGGGACGAGATTGCGGGTCTGGGCACGACGGTCGGGGAGGAGCTTCTTCGCCCGCATCGGTGTTACTTCAACGCGGTCTATCCCATCCTCAGTGAGGTGCCTGAGGTGTACGCGGCGGCGCATGTCACTGGCGGTGGGTTCTACGACAACATCCCGCGGATTCTGCCGACCGACTGCCGAGTCATCATCGACCGCCGAAGTTGGACGCCGTTGCCAATCTTCCAGATGATCCAGGAAGCAGGGAACATCGAGACAGCCGAGATGTACCGGGTCTTCAACATGGGCGTCGGCATGGTGCTCATCTGCAGCCGCGAGGTTGCGCCATCGGTCGTGCAGCGGCTGTCCCAAGAGGGCGAGAATGCGGCGATCATCGGCGAAGTGCAGAAGGGCCCGAACGACGTTCAGATCATGTAG
- a CDS encoding aspartate carbamoyltransferase catalytic subunit, with product MSTRHLLTIRSLETPIIEELIENAKLFRAKVLAGETLTANPSRVVGLVFFEGSTRTRVSFEQAAHYLGYRTTNFASQGSSMAKGETLRDTILTLRYERLEGLVIRHPASGSAQLAAQFFGSPVLNAGDGQHEHPTQALGDALTILDRKGRIEGLTVAIVGDILHSRVARSNAWLLSKLGATVRFVAPRTLMPSHMALMPGQTYYDLAAGIEGADVIMCLRLQRERMDSGLVSIGEFRRAYQINARTLKYAKKDCLVMHPGPINRGVELDDAAADGVSSAIRDQVENSIFVRMAAYDWVFGGHAAAGLKPSAKTSAKRPKSGSGGKK from the coding sequence ATGAGCACCCGCCACCTACTAACGATCCGGTCCCTCGAGACCCCGATCATCGAAGAGCTCATCGAGAATGCGAAACTTTTCCGCGCAAAGGTCCTCGCGGGCGAAACGCTCACCGCAAACCCCTCGCGCGTCGTTGGGCTCGTCTTCTTTGAAGGCTCGACCCGCACCCGCGTCAGCTTCGAGCAGGCCGCGCACTACCTAGGCTATCGCACCACCAACTTCGCCAGCCAAGGCAGTTCGATGGCCAAAGGGGAGACGCTTCGGGACACAATCCTCACCCTCCGCTATGAGCGGCTGGAAGGGCTGGTGATCCGGCATCCGGCCAGTGGATCGGCCCAACTTGCGGCACAGTTCTTCGGCTCCCCTGTCCTGAACGCTGGCGACGGCCAGCACGAGCACCCGACCCAAGCGCTCGGCGATGCCTTGACGATCCTCGATCGCAAGGGACGAATCGAAGGGCTGACGGTCGCAATTGTGGGCGATATCTTGCATTCACGGGTCGCCCGTTCGAACGCCTGGCTCCTAAGCAAACTTGGAGCGACCGTCCGATTTGTCGCGCCGCGAACCCTGATGCCCTCGCATATGGCGCTCATGCCCGGCCAGACGTACTACGACCTCGCCGCCGGGATCGAAGGGGCCGACGTGATCATGTGTTTGCGCCTGCAACGCGAACGGATGGACAGCGGCCTCGTCTCTATCGGTGAGTTTCGGCGTGCCTACCAGATCAACGCGCGCACCCTCAAGTACGCCAAGAAGGACTGTTTGGTCATGCACCCCGGCCCCATCAACCGTGGCGTAGAGCTAGACGACGCGGCGGCCGACGGCGTGAGTTCGGCAATCCGAGACCAAGTGGAGAACAGCATCTTTGTCCGGATGGCGGCTTATGACTGGGTCTTTGGCGGCCATGCGGCGGCGGGGCTGAAACCGTCTGCTAAAACCAGCGCGAAGAGGCCCAAATCGGGGAGCGGAGGAAAGAAGTGA